A window from Actinomycetospora corticicola encodes these proteins:
- a CDS encoding MaoC family dehydratase, protein MSGLWFEELTPGLVVEHATRRTITETDNVLFTTMTMNPAPLHLDHDYASRTEFGQPLVNSMFTLALVVGLSVPELTLGTIVAQLGLTDAAFPKPVFHGDTVRVSTEVVEARESRSRSDAGIVIFAHRAQNQRDETVCTVRRTGLMHRRPSP, encoded by the coding sequence ATGAGCGGCCTGTGGTTCGAGGAACTGACGCCCGGACTCGTCGTCGAGCACGCCACCCGGCGGACGATCACCGAGACCGACAACGTCCTGTTCACCACCATGACGATGAACCCGGCGCCCCTGCACCTCGACCACGACTACGCGTCGCGGACCGAGTTCGGGCAGCCCCTGGTGAACAGCATGTTCACCCTCGCGCTGGTGGTCGGCCTGAGCGTCCCGGAGCTGACGCTCGGGACGATCGTCGCCCAGCTCGGGCTCACCGACGCCGCCTTCCCGAAGCCGGTGTTCCACGGCGACACGGTGCGGGTGTCGACCGAGGTCGTCGAGGCGCGCGAGTCGCGGTCCCGGTCCGATGCGGGCATCGTGATCTTCGCCCACCGCGCGCAGAACCAGCGCGACGAGACCGTCTGCACCGTGCGACGGACGGGCCTGATGCACCGGAGGCCCTCACCGTGA
- a CDS encoding AMP-binding protein, whose product MDDSLGALISAPLIPLRDEQRSARYAEEIAHARALHDADPDDYWAWVADQHRWLRPYDTVRTGELGDFRYFDGGLINVADNCVDRWAESVPDRPAVVWEGEPGDSRTVTYAELADEVSRLGAGLTALGVGRGDVVAIYMPNLVEAFTAIHACNRIGAIYTVLFSGFGRDAVASRLASARAKVVVVADAIYRRGKPVPLLDTLRSARPDAPTLEHTVVVDRTGNGVPLQEGETSYAALIDAHPEGSELVALDANEPAFLIFTSGTESRPKGVVHSVGGFLLGTWANAHWQTAITDDDVYWVAADVGWLTFPIQAVIGGLANGATIACYEGALDTPSTARFYEVCEKHAVTKVLCAPTVLRMLRKFGDTLAHDHPLPRLSLITVQGEPLDGETFTWTTETLGVPVVNAYGQTETGSTWTYPVAGVDDLKAGSTGTTLPGHACEVVDDDGRPVPAGTKGNLVMTRPFPTLARTVWDDHDRYLATYFSRFPGRYATNDEAVVDHDGHLWVLGRADDVINVAAHRLSTMEIEAVVGSHPRVVEAAVVGVPDDTKGTVPVAFVTTAGDAGDIAREVTQLVGDTIGGLARPDRVIVTAAMPKTRTGKIMRRLMREVLLHGEARSDTSALEDPSSLDTLREAVRA is encoded by the coding sequence ATGGACGACTCGCTCGGTGCCCTGATCTCCGCCCCGCTGATCCCGCTCCGCGACGAGCAGCGATCGGCCCGGTACGCGGAGGAGATCGCGCACGCCCGCGCGCTGCACGACGCCGACCCCGACGACTACTGGGCCTGGGTGGCCGACCAGCACCGCTGGCTGCGGCCCTACGACACGGTCCGCACCGGCGAGCTCGGCGACTTCCGCTACTTCGACGGCGGGCTGATCAACGTCGCCGACAACTGCGTCGACCGTTGGGCCGAGTCCGTGCCCGACCGACCCGCCGTGGTGTGGGAGGGCGAGCCCGGCGACTCCCGCACGGTGACCTACGCGGAGCTCGCCGACGAGGTCTCCCGGCTCGGGGCCGGGCTGACCGCGCTCGGGGTGGGCCGCGGCGACGTGGTGGCGATCTACATGCCGAACCTCGTCGAGGCGTTCACCGCGATCCACGCCTGCAACCGGATCGGCGCCATCTACACCGTGCTGTTCTCCGGCTTCGGCCGCGACGCGGTCGCCTCCCGGCTGGCGTCGGCGCGCGCGAAGGTGGTGGTGGTCGCCGACGCGATCTACCGCCGCGGCAAGCCCGTGCCCCTGCTGGACACGCTGCGCTCGGCCCGCCCCGACGCACCGACGCTCGAACACACCGTCGTGGTCGACCGCACCGGCAACGGCGTCCCGCTCCAGGAGGGCGAGACCTCCTACGCCGCGCTGATCGACGCGCACCCCGAGGGCAGTGAGCTCGTCGCGCTCGACGCCAACGAGCCGGCGTTCCTCATCTTCACCTCCGGCACGGAGTCGAGACCCAAGGGCGTGGTGCACTCCGTCGGCGGGTTCCTCCTCGGCACCTGGGCCAACGCGCACTGGCAGACCGCGATCACCGACGACGACGTCTACTGGGTCGCCGCGGACGTGGGCTGGCTGACGTTCCCGATCCAGGCGGTGATCGGCGGGCTCGCCAACGGCGCCACGATCGCCTGCTACGAGGGCGCGTTGGACACGCCGTCGACCGCGCGCTTCTACGAGGTGTGCGAGAAGCACGCCGTGACCAAGGTGCTCTGCGCCCCGACGGTGCTGCGGATGCTCCGCAAGTTCGGCGACACGCTGGCCCACGACCACCCCCTCCCCCGGCTCTCCCTCATCACGGTGCAGGGCGAACCCCTCGACGGCGAGACCTTCACCTGGACCACCGAGACCCTCGGCGTCCCCGTGGTCAACGCCTACGGCCAGACCGAGACCGGCTCGACGTGGACCTATCCCGTCGCCGGCGTGGACGACCTGAAGGCGGGCTCCACGGGCACCACGCTGCCCGGCCACGCGTGCGAGGTGGTCGACGACGACGGCCGCCCCGTCCCGGCCGGGACCAAGGGCAACCTCGTCATGACGAGGCCCTTCCCGACGCTGGCCCGCACGGTCTGGGACGACCACGACCGGTACCTCGCGACGTACTTCTCGCGCTTCCCCGGCCGCTACGCCACGAACGACGAGGCCGTCGTCGACCACGACGGGCATCTCTGGGTGCTCGGCCGCGCCGACGACGTCATCAACGTCGCCGCCCACCGGCTCTCGACGATGGAGATCGAGGCCGTCGTCGGCTCGCACCCGCGGGTCGTTGAGGCCGCCGTCGTCGGGGTCCCGGACGACACCAAGGGCACGGTGCCGGTCGCCTTCGTGACGACGGCCGGGGACGCCGGCGACATCGCCCGGGAGGTCACGCAGCTCGTGGGCGACACGATCGGCGGGCTCGCCCGGCCCGACCGTGTCATCGTCACCGCCGCGATGCCGAAGACCCGGACCGGCAAGATCATGCGTCGGCTGATGCGCGAGGTCCTGCTCCACGGCGAGGCGCGCAGCGACACCTCGGCGCTGGAGGACCCCTCCAGCCTGGACACCCTGCGGGAGGCGGTGCGCGCGTGA
- a CDS encoding carboxyl transferase domain-containing protein — translation MSAPVPPGAPAPPSADDILAAAERALRGGDTSRYPGTLTARERLAVLLDEGSFVEDGLLAGPLPADGVVTGVGMIEGRPVAVIAHDFGVKAGSWGQQTCEKQIRILERADRDLLPVFYLVDSAGGRLTEQMGFFPGRRGASAIFRLQVALSGRVPQICCLHGPSAAGGAYMPAFTDWVGMVEGRASMFLASPRVAEKVTGERTTEEEMGGARMHAEVSGCGDSVFDEDWQAVAAARLLFSYLPSDWSARPAVIEARAPEQDDWDGLIPADPVTGYDVIAVIDRLVDAGSFFEIKPDWAPEIVVGLARLEGRVVGLIANQPSVRSGAIHVDSADKAARFVSWCDAFNIPLVFLQDVPGFMVGVAVERQGIIRHGAKLIAAMSSAEVPKFSVILRKAYAAGFYAMCAPGFEPRATIALPSAFIGAMGPEASVNAVYARKIADITDEAEREAFVAERVEEHRAEINLLRMGSDLVIDTVVPPEGLRTELAVRMRHAEGWTRSAPRRHHIVSPV, via the coding sequence GTGTCGGCGCCCGTCCCCCCTGGGGCGCCGGCACCTCCCTCGGCGGACGACATCCTCGCCGCGGCCGAGCGGGCGCTCCGGGGCGGCGACACCAGCCGCTACCCGGGCACGCTCACCGCGCGGGAACGGCTGGCGGTGCTGCTCGACGAGGGCTCGTTCGTCGAGGACGGCCTGCTCGCCGGCCCCCTGCCGGCCGACGGCGTGGTGACCGGCGTCGGCATGATCGAGGGCCGTCCGGTCGCCGTGATCGCGCACGACTTCGGGGTCAAGGCCGGGTCGTGGGGGCAGCAGACCTGCGAGAAGCAGATCCGCATCCTCGAGCGCGCCGACCGGGACCTGCTGCCGGTGTTCTACCTGGTGGACTCCGCGGGCGGCCGGCTCACCGAGCAGATGGGCTTCTTCCCGGGACGACGCGGCGCGAGTGCGATCTTCCGCCTGCAGGTGGCGCTGTCCGGCCGGGTCCCCCAGATCTGCTGCCTGCACGGACCATCGGCGGCGGGCGGCGCGTACATGCCGGCCTTCACCGACTGGGTCGGCATGGTCGAGGGCCGCGCGTCGATGTTCCTGGCCTCCCCGCGGGTGGCCGAGAAGGTCACCGGCGAGCGCACCACCGAGGAGGAGATGGGCGGCGCGCGGATGCACGCCGAGGTCTCCGGCTGCGGTGACTCCGTGTTCGACGAGGACTGGCAGGCCGTCGCGGCCGCCCGGCTCCTGTTCTCCTACCTGCCGAGCGACTGGAGCGCGCGGCCCGCCGTCATCGAGGCGCGGGCGCCCGAGCAGGACGACTGGGACGGCCTGATCCCCGCCGACCCCGTCACCGGGTACGACGTGATCGCGGTGATCGACCGCCTCGTCGACGCCGGCTCGTTCTTCGAGATCAAGCCGGACTGGGCGCCCGAGATCGTGGTGGGGCTCGCGCGCCTCGAGGGCCGCGTGGTCGGCCTGATCGCGAACCAGCCGAGCGTGCGCTCCGGCGCCATCCACGTCGACTCCGCCGACAAGGCCGCCCGCTTCGTGTCCTGGTGCGACGCCTTCAACATCCCCCTGGTGTTCCTCCAGGACGTCCCGGGCTTCATGGTCGGCGTCGCGGTCGAACGGCAGGGCATCATCCGCCACGGCGCGAAGCTGATCGCCGCGATGAGCTCGGCCGAGGTGCCGAAGTTCTCGGTGATCCTGCGCAAGGCCTACGCCGCGGGCTTCTACGCGATGTGCGCCCCCGGGTTCGAGCCGCGGGCCACGATCGCCCTGCCCAGCGCGTTCATCGGCGCGATGGGGCCGGAGGCCTCGGTCAACGCGGTGTACGCGCGCAAGATCGCCGACATCACCGACGAGGCCGAGCGCGAGGCCTTCGTCGCGGAGCGGGTCGAGGAACACCGCGCCGAGATCAACCTGCTCCGGATGGGCTCCGACCTCGTCATCGACACCGTCGTGCCGCCGGAGGGGCTCCGCACCGAGCTCGCCGTGCGGATGCGGCACGCCGAGGGCTGGACCCGCTCCGCACCGCGCCGCCACCACATCGTCAGCCCCGTCTGA
- a CDS encoding acyl-CoA dehydrogenase family protein codes for MAFELDEVHEDFRAAVRRFTDERVRPVVEESERQGHPPEQLWKEMGAAGLLGLLTPAEFGGSAGEGGENTAVTVLAEELSRACGGIAVGALVSAYMAGPHLVRHGTPAQQQDWVERIAAGTAIASIAVTEPGAGSDVAGITTKATRTDDGWRLEGRKMYITNAGIADVLIIGARTEATGHRGITTFVVPADTPGLSVGQPLRKLGWHSSDTREVVLDGVEVGADAVLGAENRGFYQIMAAFQLERVVLAAMGLGHASEALTMVTEYVAGREVAGAPLTGLQTIRHRIAAAEIELEAARALTYQAADRLDRDHPEAGRSVAAAKYFAAKVADHVVDEALQLFGGAGYLEETPIVRHQRDVRILRIGGGTDEIQLEILSKRLIP; via the coding sequence GTGGCGTTCGAGCTCGACGAGGTGCACGAGGACTTCCGGGCGGCGGTCCGCCGCTTCACCGACGAGCGGGTGCGCCCCGTCGTCGAGGAGTCCGAGCGCCAGGGCCACCCTCCGGAGCAGCTGTGGAAGGAGATGGGCGCGGCCGGTCTCCTCGGGCTGCTCACCCCGGCGGAGTTCGGCGGGTCGGCGGGTGAGGGCGGCGAGAACACCGCGGTGACCGTGCTGGCCGAGGAGCTCTCCCGGGCGTGCGGCGGGATCGCGGTCGGCGCCCTGGTCAGCGCCTACATGGCGGGCCCGCACCTGGTCCGCCACGGCACGCCGGCGCAGCAGCAGGACTGGGTGGAGCGCATCGCCGCCGGCACCGCGATCGCGTCGATCGCCGTCACCGAGCCCGGCGCCGGGTCGGACGTCGCGGGCATCACGACGAAGGCCACGCGGACCGACGACGGCTGGCGGCTCGAGGGCCGCAAGATGTACATCACCAACGCCGGGATCGCCGACGTGCTGATCATCGGCGCCCGCACCGAGGCCACGGGCCACCGCGGGATCACCACGTTCGTCGTCCCCGCCGACACCCCGGGCCTGTCGGTCGGGCAGCCGCTGCGCAAGCTCGGCTGGCACTCCTCGGACACCCGCGAGGTGGTCCTCGACGGCGTCGAGGTCGGCGCCGACGCCGTGCTGGGCGCCGAGAACCGCGGCTTCTACCAGATCATGGCCGCCTTCCAGCTCGAGCGCGTCGTGCTCGCGGCGATGGGGCTGGGCCACGCGAGCGAGGCCCTCACGATGGTCACCGAGTACGTGGCGGGCCGGGAGGTCGCGGGCGCCCCGCTGACGGGCCTCCAGACGATCCGCCACCGCATCGCGGCCGCCGAGATCGAGCTCGAGGCCGCCCGCGCGCTGACCTACCAGGCCGCCGACCGTCTCGACCGCGACCACCCGGAGGCCGGCCGGTCGGTGGCCGCCGCCAAGTACTTCGCCGCGAAGGTCGCCGACCACGTCGTCGACGAGGCGCTGCAGCTCTTCGGCGGCGCCGGATACCTGGAGGAGACCCCGATCGTGCGCCACCAGCGCGACGTCCGAATCCTGCGCATCGGCGGGGGCACCGACGAGATCCAGCTCGAGATCCTCTCGAAGCGGCTCATCCCGTGA
- a CDS encoding TetR family transcriptional regulator — protein sequence MTPRANGSRAEEQRQRILAAAVGVFSRQGYRATSMNDVAAGVGLSKPTLYHYVATKQDLLVQIYEQVLDESLASARAIVAAAPTPLDAVRGLIVERVAYTCEHRDLLKICFEEESELPPELANPILERRRAFEDVVLAAVEAHLAEAGTELVMSPKVYVNTCLGAANWAYKWFHADGPLTPRALGEQVAAVQLAVLGG from the coding sequence GTGACACCGCGAGCGAACGGCAGCCGCGCGGAGGAGCAGCGCCAGCGCATCCTCGCGGCGGCCGTCGGCGTGTTCAGTCGCCAGGGCTACCGGGCGACCTCGATGAACGACGTCGCCGCGGGGGTCGGGCTGTCCAAGCCGACGCTCTACCACTACGTCGCCACCAAGCAGGACCTGCTCGTCCAGATCTACGAGCAGGTCCTCGACGAGAGCCTCGCCTCGGCCCGCGCGATCGTCGCGGCGGCCCCCACGCCGCTCGACGCCGTCCGGGGCCTCATCGTCGAGCGCGTCGCCTACACCTGCGAGCACCGCGACCTGCTGAAGATCTGTTTCGAGGAGGAGTCGGAGCTCCCGCCCGAGCTCGCGAACCCGATCCTCGAGCGTCGGCGTGCCTTCGAGGACGTGGTGCTCGCCGCCGTGGAGGCGCACCTCGCCGAGGCGGGCACCGAGCTGGTCATGTCGCCGAAGGTCTACGTCAACACCTGTCTCGGCGCGGCGAACTGGGCCTACAAGTGGTTCCACGCCGACGGTCCGTTGACCCCGCGGGCGTTGGGGGAGCAGGTCGCGGCGGTGCAGCTCGCGGTGCTCGGCGGCTGA
- a CDS encoding DUF559 domain-containing protein, with amino-acid sequence MSLDEKRLHRTVRDQDGAITLGQALDCGYSHTTVRRKVAAGEWTRLAHRVYLVGSHRRTPTVLVRAALLSLGGDAVLVGPAAAWWHGLIDRCPDVIDVAVPPRRQHRTRPGVRIVRRHIPPAVSVRHRGLRVTTVPHTVLDAAAHLGLEEGARLMDRALQQGRVALPILERLQEGRSRRRGTPVVARLLALAAGGAVSEAERRAHAAMTGAGLVGWVANLDLDLPGYGRAIADVAFQREKVIVEVDGWAYHRDLRAFLRDARRQNALTAAGWIVVRTNWHQIVGSPEEFLDVLRAVLAART; translated from the coding sequence GTGAGCCTCGACGAGAAACGTCTCCATCGGACCGTCCGCGACCAGGACGGCGCCATCACGTTGGGCCAGGCACTGGACTGCGGGTACAGCCACACGACCGTGCGTCGCAAGGTGGCCGCCGGCGAGTGGACCCGCCTCGCACACCGCGTCTACCTCGTCGGGTCGCACCGGCGGACGCCGACGGTCCTCGTCCGGGCCGCCCTGCTCTCCCTGGGCGGGGACGCCGTCCTCGTCGGCCCGGCCGCTGCCTGGTGGCACGGGCTGATCGACCGGTGTCCGGACGTCATCGACGTCGCGGTCCCGCCCCGCCGTCAGCACCGGACTCGTCCCGGCGTCCGCATCGTGCGCAGGCACATCCCGCCCGCCGTGAGCGTTCGACACCGAGGGCTCCGGGTGACCACCGTGCCGCACACCGTGCTCGACGCCGCCGCGCACCTGGGGCTGGAGGAGGGCGCCCGGCTGATGGACCGGGCGCTGCAGCAGGGGCGGGTGGCGCTGCCGATCCTGGAGCGTCTCCAGGAGGGTCGGTCGCGACGACGGGGCACGCCGGTCGTCGCCCGGCTCCTCGCCCTTGCGGCGGGCGGAGCGGTGTCCGAGGCCGAGCGGCGCGCCCATGCCGCCATGACCGGAGCGGGTCTGGTCGGCTGGGTCGCGAACCTCGACCTGGACCTGCCCGGCTACGGGCGTGCGATCGCCGACGTGGCGTTCCAGCGGGAGAAGGTCATCGTCGAGGTCGACGGCTGGGCCTACCACCGCGACCTCCGCGCCTTCCTCCGCGATGCGCGCCGGCAGAACGCACTCACCGCTGCCGGCTGGATCGTCGTCCGCACGAACTGGCATCAGATCGTCGGGTCGCCGGAGGAGTTCCTGGACGTCCTGCGGGCCGTCCTCGCCGCCCGCACCTGA
- a CDS encoding PQQ-binding-like beta-propeller repeat protein, with protein sequence MTRLGRRLGVALAAVSVVAGCSTGSPPAPAQASAPATVAPYPAPEVPASGAGLVLPPVSGAAPVAPAPSGGVRAGADWTTYHGDAARDGYVASGPDPSSPALAWQTPLDGKVYGSPVVVAGEVVAATEGGSVYGLDAVSGAVRWRTHLADPLPGSALPCGNIDPIGITGSPVFDPATDQVFVVTAEAGVRHELYAVDPADGAVRSRRDADVPGVDPATHLQRGALLVSRGTVYVPYGGNYGDCGQYRGSVVGLPTAGGGAPTTFVVPTGREAGIWAASGPAGLPNGDVVVTTGNGEATSGDWDHSDSVLRLSSSLALVDGFAPVDWAQENSVDADLGSTGPVLLPGTHLAVAAGKGGGVFLVDLSALGGVGGQKAALQGCESYGGGAAAPVQGGGAVAYLPCSSGLLQVRVGPDGAMVGGWRAPAQVTGSPVIVGSTVWSLQQDGALIGLDAATGTQRATLSVGDATRFATPAVSGNALFLPTSRGVSAVRLAP encoded by the coding sequence GTGACGAGACTCGGACGGCGGCTGGGTGTCGCCCTCGCTGCGGTGTCGGTGGTGGCCGGGTGCTCGACCGGCTCACCGCCCGCGCCCGCGCAGGCCTCGGCGCCCGCGACCGTCGCGCCGTACCCCGCACCGGAGGTGCCCGCCTCCGGCGCCGGGCTCGTCCTGCCGCCGGTCTCCGGTGCGGCGCCCGTCGCCCCGGCGCCGTCCGGCGGGGTGCGGGCGGGGGCGGACTGGACGACCTACCACGGGGACGCCGCCCGCGACGGCTACGTCGCGTCCGGCCCCGACCCGTCGTCGCCGGCCCTCGCGTGGCAGACCCCGCTCGACGGGAAGGTCTACGGGAGCCCCGTCGTCGTGGCCGGGGAGGTCGTCGCCGCGACGGAGGGCGGGTCGGTCTACGGCCTCGACGCGGTGAGCGGGGCGGTGCGGTGGCGGACCCACCTGGCCGATCCGCTGCCCGGCTCCGCCCTGCCCTGCGGGAACATCGATCCGATCGGCATCACCGGCTCGCCCGTGTTCGACCCGGCGACCGACCAGGTCTTCGTCGTGACCGCCGAAGCCGGCGTGCGCCACGAGCTCTACGCCGTCGATCCCGCGGACGGCGCGGTCCGCAGCCGCCGGGACGCCGACGTCCCCGGCGTCGACCCGGCCACCCACCTCCAGCGCGGCGCCCTCCTCGTCTCGCGGGGCACCGTCTACGTCCCCTACGGCGGCAACTACGGCGACTGCGGGCAGTACCGCGGGAGCGTCGTCGGCCTCCCGACGGCGGGTGGCGGGGCGCCGACGACGTTCGTCGTCCCGACCGGGCGTGAGGCCGGTATCTGGGCCGCGTCGGGTCCGGCAGGCCTGCCGAACGGCGACGTCGTCGTCACCACCGGCAACGGCGAGGCGACCTCCGGGGACTGGGACCACAGCGACTCGGTGCTGCGCCTCTCGTCGTCCCTGGCCCTCGTCGACGGGTTCGCGCCCGTGGACTGGGCGCAGGAGAACTCGGTCGACGCCGACCTCGGGTCGACCGGCCCGGTCCTGCTGCCGGGCACGCACCTCGCGGTCGCCGCGGGCAAGGGCGGCGGAGTGTTCCTCGTCGACCTGTCGGCGCTCGGCGGCGTCGGCGGGCAGAAGGCCGCGCTCCAGGGCTGCGAGTCCTACGGCGGCGGGGCGGCCGCGCCGGTGCAGGGCGGGGGAGCGGTCGCCTACCTGCCGTGCAGTTCCGGCCTGCTGCAGGTGCGGGTCGGGCCGGACGGGGCGATGGTCGGCGGGTGGCGGGCGCCCGCGCAGGTGACCGGGTCACCGGTCATCGTCGGCAGCACGGTGTGGTCGCTGCAGCAGGACGGAGCGCTGATCGGGCTCGACGCGGCGACGGGGACGCAGCGCGCGACGCTGTCGGTCGGGGACGCGACCCGCTTCGCGACGCCGGCCGTCAGTGGCAACGCGCTCTTCCTGCCGACCTCCCGGGGCGTCTCGGCGGTCCGCCTGGCCCCCTGA
- a CDS encoding DinB family protein, with product MSTDPSTLSGERRDLVEALQMHRGLFLQTLQGLTEEQARTRTTFSLLNLAGLVKHVAYTEAGWLAFAKEGPTAMPMEWPEVDMTDPVIQERIATGDMRHDEFNLLGDETLDGILAYYAKVADETDAYVATADLDVEWPLPEAPWFTPGATRSVRRVAMHVVAETAQHAGHADFLREAIDGARTM from the coding sequence ATGAGCACCGACCCGAGCACCCTGTCCGGCGAGCGACGGGACCTCGTCGAGGCCCTGCAGATGCACCGCGGACTGTTCCTGCAGACGCTCCAGGGGCTCACCGAGGAGCAGGCGCGGACGCGGACGACGTTCTCGCTGCTCAACCTCGCGGGACTGGTGAAGCACGTCGCGTACACCGAGGCGGGGTGGCTGGCGTTCGCCAAGGAGGGCCCGACCGCGATGCCGATGGAGTGGCCGGAGGTCGACATGACCGACCCGGTGATCCAGGAGCGGATCGCGACCGGGGACATGCGCCACGACGAGTTCAACCTGCTCGGCGACGAGACGCTCGACGGGATCCTCGCCTACTACGCGAAGGTCGCGGACGAGACCGACGCCTACGTCGCGACCGCCGACCTCGACGTCGAGTGGCCCCTCCCGGAGGCGCCCTGGTTCACGCCGGGCGCCACGCGGTCGGTGCGGCGCGTGGCGATGCACGTCGTCGCCGAGACCGCGCAGCACGCCGGGCACGCCGACTTCCTGCGCGAGGCGATCGACGGCGCCCGGACGATGTGA
- a CDS encoding GNAT family N-acetyltransferase, producing the protein MSEWTWTAEPTPVWDATKADAFSPAGPGLHGLGSPSEGDALGDAWWRIGTADGEVAGFGRLDDTWGDAEVLVAVVPAFRGHGVGSWAMNRLAEEAAARSLNYVYNVVPVNHPDREGVQAWLSSQGFDARDTGELRRRVRVTDTAVTPSSS; encoded by the coding sequence GTGAGCGAGTGGACGTGGACGGCGGAGCCGACGCCGGTGTGGGACGCCACCAAGGCCGACGCCTTCTCCCCCGCCGGCCCGGGGCTGCACGGACTGGGCTCGCCGTCCGAGGGCGACGCGCTGGGCGACGCGTGGTGGCGGATCGGCACGGCCGACGGCGAGGTGGCCGGCTTCGGTCGGCTCGACGACACGTGGGGCGACGCCGAGGTGCTCGTCGCCGTGGTCCCGGCCTTCCGCGGGCACGGCGTCGGCTCGTGGGCGATGAACCGGCTCGCCGAGGAGGCCGCGGCGCGCTCGCTGAACTACGTCTACAACGTGGTGCCGGTGAACCACCCCGACCGCGAGGGCGTCCAGGCCTGGCTCTCCTCCCAGGGGTTCGACGCCCGCGACACCGGGGAGCTGCGCCGCCGCGTGCGCGTCACCGACACGGCGGTGACACCGTCGTCGTCCTGA
- the boxC gene encoding 2,3-epoxybenzoyl-CoA dihydrolase yields the protein MTVVEERVNEAVAPESVPQVDFDTSPDRYRHWRFTVDGPTATVYLDVDESAGLVPGYELKLNSYDLGVDIELYDLTQRLRFEYPQVRSVVLTSGKDSNFCAGANIRMLAASSHPWKVNFCKFTNETRNGIEDMSAAGQTWIAALNGTAAGGGYEMALACERILLVDDRSSAVSLPEVPLLGVLPGTGGLTRVIDKRRVRKDRADVFATKSEGFGGRKAVEWKLVDEAVARREWDRVVAERAAEAAAASDRPADAQGVALPPLQRTVTDDAITYDHVRVTIDRDARTATLVVAVPAMSDDPAALHEQGAQHPLLAIVRELDDAILRLRTNELAIGTWLILTEGTTDAALAADRLVAHHQDDWLVAETTRYLKRTLKRLDVTSRSLIALIEPGSCFAGPFLELALACDRQYMLEGTFEEAEDATLPSGAEATEPATLVVTDAQFGTFPMGNGLSRLESRFYGESLDAIPRDEPLTGAGADDAGLVTDAPDDIDWTDEIRILLEERASLSPDALTGMEANHRFVGPETMETRIFGRLTAWQNWIFIRPNASGPEGALRKYGTGRKADFDQKRV from the coding sequence GTGACGGTGGTCGAGGAACGGGTCAACGAGGCGGTGGCGCCCGAGTCCGTCCCGCAGGTCGACTTCGACACGAGCCCGGACCGCTACCGGCACTGGCGCTTCACCGTCGACGGGCCGACCGCGACGGTCTACCTCGACGTCGACGAGTCGGCCGGCCTCGTCCCGGGCTACGAGCTGAAGCTGAACTCGTACGACCTCGGCGTGGACATCGAGCTCTACGACCTCACCCAGCGGCTGCGCTTCGAGTACCCCCAGGTCCGCAGCGTGGTGCTGACCAGCGGCAAGGACTCGAACTTCTGCGCCGGGGCGAACATCCGGATGCTGGCGGCGTCGAGCCACCCGTGGAAGGTGAACTTCTGCAAGTTCACCAACGAGACCCGCAACGGCATCGAGGACATGTCCGCGGCCGGGCAGACCTGGATCGCCGCCCTCAACGGCACCGCGGCCGGCGGCGGCTACGAGATGGCCCTGGCCTGCGAGCGGATTCTGCTCGTGGACGACCGGTCGAGCGCGGTCAGCCTCCCCGAGGTCCCGCTGCTCGGGGTGCTCCCCGGCACCGGTGGCCTGACCCGGGTGATCGACAAGCGCCGCGTGCGCAAGGACCGCGCCGACGTGTTCGCGACGAAGTCCGAGGGCTTCGGCGGGCGCAAGGCCGTCGAGTGGAAGCTGGTCGACGAGGCCGTCGCGCGCCGGGAGTGGGACCGGGTCGTCGCCGAGCGCGCCGCCGAGGCCGCCGCGGCGAGCGACCGGCCCGCCGACGCGCAGGGCGTCGCCCTCCCGCCGCTGCAGCGCACCGTGACCGACGACGCGATCACCTACGACCACGTCCGCGTGACGATCGACCGCGACGCCCGGACTGCCACCCTCGTCGTCGCGGTGCCCGCGATGAGCGACGACCCGGCCGCCCTCCACGAGCAGGGCGCGCAGCACCCGCTCCTCGCGATCGTCCGCGAGCTCGACGACGCCATCCTGCGGCTGCGCACGAACGAGCTCGCGATCGGGACGTGGCTGATCCTCACCGAGGGGACCACCGACGCGGCCCTCGCCGCCGACCGGCTCGTCGCGCACCACCAGGACGACTGGCTCGTCGCCGAGACCACGCGCTACCTCAAGCGGACGCTGAAGCGGCTCGACGTCACCAGCCGCAGCCTCATCGCCCTGATCGAGCCGGGCAGCTGCTTCGCCGGGCCGTTCCTCGAGCTGGCCCTGGCCTGCGACCGGCAGTACATGCTCGAGGGCACCTTCGAGGAGGCCGAGGACGCGACGCTGCCCAGCGGCGCCGAGGCGACCGAGCCGGCCACGCTCGTCGTCACGGACGCGCAGTTCGGCACCTTCCCGATGGGCAACGGGCTCTCGCGGCTGGAGTCCCGCTTCTACGGCGAGTCCCTCGACGCGATCCCGCGCGACGAACCCCTCACCGGCGCCGGCGCCGACGACGCGGGCCTCGTCACCGACGCCCCCGACGACATCGACTGGACCGACGAGATCCGCATCCTGCTCGAGGAGCGGGCCTCGCTGAGCCCCGACGCCCTGACCGGCATGGAGGCGAACCACCGGTTCGTCGGCCCCGAGACCATGGAGACCCGGATCTTCGGCCGCCTCACGGCCTGGCAGAACTGGATCTTCATCCGGCCCAATGCGAGCGGCCCCGAGGGCGCGCTGCGCAAGTACGGCACCGGCCGCAAGGCCGACTTCGACCAGAAGCGGGTGTAG